Proteins from a genomic interval of Callospermophilus lateralis isolate mCalLat2 chromosome 1, mCalLat2.hap1, whole genome shotgun sequence:
- the Trafd1 gene encoding TRAF-type zinc finger domain-containing protein 1 isoform X2 — MAEFLDDQDTRLCDNCKKEIPVFNFTIHEIHCQRNIGMCPICKEPLPKSDMEIHMATEHCQVTCKCNKKLEKRQLKKHEETECPLRLAVCQHCDLELSVLKLKEHEDYCGARTELCGNCGRNVLVKDLKSHPEVCGRGEEERRNEVTVSPNAYDESWGQDGIWIASQLLRQIEALDPPMRLPRRPLRAFESDLFHNRTANQRNMTAPFPIQNNLCAADETMLPCEFCEELYPEDLLIDHQTSCNPSRALPSLNTGSSSSRGVEDPDVIFQNFLQQATSNQLDSLMGLSDSPPVEDSVIIPCEFCGVQLEEEVLFHHQDQCDQRPAMANNHVIEGIPKQPSQLQETSPELPRRRVRHQGELSSGYMDDIKQEIAKGPIYPLPPSRPINNITTTCNRLSKSTSGPTTGCQPNPPRVLKLNNSDSQDIRGRNRSSQNGAMDTDACSVRNLHPEYLVSSFPVGPSGRYGASGRSEGGRSSRVTPAATNYRNRTAKAKPPKQQGAGDAEEEEEEE; from the exons CAAAAAAGAAATTCCTGTTTTTAACTTTACCATCCATGAGATCCATTGTCAAAGGAACATTGGTATGTGTCCTATCTGCAAGGAACCACTTCCCAAATCTGACATGGAGATTCACATGGCTACAGAACACTGTCAG GTGACGTGCAAATGCAATAAGAAGTTGGAGAAGAGACAATTAAAGAAACATGAG GAGACTGAATGCCCTCTGCGGCTTGCTGTCTGCCAGCACTGTGATTTGGAACTCTCTGTTCTCAAACTGAAGGAACATGAAGATTACTGTGGTGCCCGGACAGAGCTGTGTGGCAACTGTGGACGCAATGTCCTTGTGAAAGATCTGAAGTCTCACCCTGAAGTTTGTGGGAGAGgggaggaggaaaggagaaatgAAGTTACTGTATCTCCTAATgcatatgatgagtcctggggtcaaGATGGAATCTGGATTGCATCCCAGCTCCTGAGACAGATTGAAGCTCTGGACCCACCAATGAGGCTACCCCGAAGGCCTCTGAGAGCCTTTGAATCAGACCTTTTCCACAATAGGACTGCCAACCAAAGGAATATGACAGCCCCCTTTCCAATTCAGAATAATCTAT GTGCAGCTGATGAGACCATGTTGCCTTGTGAATTTTGTGAGGAGCTCTACCCAGAGGATCTGCTGATTGACCATCAG aCAAGCTGTAACCCTTCGCGTGCCTTACCTTCGCTCAATACTGGAAGCTCTTCTTCCAGGGGGGTGGAAGATCCTGATGTCATCTTCCAGAACTTTCTGCAGCAGGCTACAAGTAACCAGTTAGACTCTTTGATGGGTCTGAGCGATTCACCCCCTGTGGAAGATAGTGTCATCATCCCATGTGAATTCTGTGGGGTGCAGTTGGAAGAAGAGGTGCTGTTCCATCACCAG GACCAATGTGACCAACGCCCagccatggcaaacaaccatgtGATTGAGGGGATTCCTAAACAGCCATCCCAGCTTCAAGAGACCTCACCAGAGCTGCCCAGGAGGCGTGTCAGACACCAGG GAGAATTGTCTTCTGGCTATATGGATGATATCAAGCAGGAAATAGCTAAAGGACCCATCTACCCTCTGCCCCCCAGCAGACCCATTAATAATATTACAACTACCTGTAACCGACTATCAAAATCAACATCAGGCCCTACAACTGGGTGCCAGCCCAACCCTCCTCGAGTGCTGAAACTCAACAACTCAGACAGCCAGGACATCCGAGGGCGAAATAGAAGCAGCCAGAATGGGGCCATGGACACTGATGCATGCTCAGTTCGAAATCTCCACCCAGAATACCTTGTGTCCTCTTTCCCCGTTGGGCCTTCTGGGAGATATGGAGCGAG TGGTAGGAGTGAAGGTGGCAGAAGTTCCCGGGTCACCCCTGCAGCTACCAACTACCGTAACAGAACTGCAAAG GCAAAGCCCCCGAAGCAGCAGGGAGCTGGGGAtgcagaggaggaagaggaggaggagtag
- the Trafd1 gene encoding TRAF-type zinc finger domain-containing protein 1 isoform X1, translated as MAEFLDDQDTRLCDNCKKEIPVFNFTIHEIHCQRNIGMCPICKEPLPKSDMEIHMATEHCQVTCKCNKKLEKRQLKKHEETECPLRLAVCQHCDLELSVLKLKEHEDYCGARTELCGNCGRNVLVKDLKSHPEVCGRGEEERRNEVTVSPNAYDESWGQDGIWIASQLLRQIEALDPPMRLPRRPLRAFESDLFHNRTANQRNMTAPFPIQNNLFEEQERQERNRSRQPPKEGGEDSANLDFMLALSLQNEGQASTVAEQEFWRAVCEADQSHGGPSSLSDMKGAADETMLPCEFCEELYPEDLLIDHQTSCNPSRALPSLNTGSSSSRGVEDPDVIFQNFLQQATSNQLDSLMGLSDSPPVEDSVIIPCEFCGVQLEEEVLFHHQDQCDQRPAMANNHVIEGIPKQPSQLQETSPELPRRRVRHQGELSSGYMDDIKQEIAKGPIYPLPPSRPINNITTTCNRLSKSTSGPTTGCQPNPPRVLKLNNSDSQDIRGRNRSSQNGAMDTDACSVRNLHPEYLVSSFPVGPSGRYGASGRSEGGRSSRVTPAATNYRNRTAKAKPPKQQGAGDAEEEEEEE; from the exons CAAAAAAGAAATTCCTGTTTTTAACTTTACCATCCATGAGATCCATTGTCAAAGGAACATTGGTATGTGTCCTATCTGCAAGGAACCACTTCCCAAATCTGACATGGAGATTCACATGGCTACAGAACACTGTCAG GTGACGTGCAAATGCAATAAGAAGTTGGAGAAGAGACAATTAAAGAAACATGAG GAGACTGAATGCCCTCTGCGGCTTGCTGTCTGCCAGCACTGTGATTTGGAACTCTCTGTTCTCAAACTGAAGGAACATGAAGATTACTGTGGTGCCCGGACAGAGCTGTGTGGCAACTGTGGACGCAATGTCCTTGTGAAAGATCTGAAGTCTCACCCTGAAGTTTGTGGGAGAGgggaggaggaaaggagaaatgAAGTTACTGTATCTCCTAATgcatatgatgagtcctggggtcaaGATGGAATCTGGATTGCATCCCAGCTCCTGAGACAGATTGAAGCTCTGGACCCACCAATGAGGCTACCCCGAAGGCCTCTGAGAGCCTTTGAATCAGACCTTTTCCACAATAGGACTGCCAACCAAAGGAATATGACAGCCCCCTTTCCAATTCAGAATAATCTAT ttgaagAACAAGAAAGGCAGGAAAGGAATAGAAGCCGTCAGCCTCCCAAAGAGGGTGGTGAAGATAGTGCAAACCTGGACTTCATGTTGGCCCTAAGTCTGCAAAATGAGGGCCAGGCCTCCACTGTGGCAGAACAGGAATTCTGGAGGGCCGTTTGTGAGGCAGATCAGTCGCATGGTGGGCCCAGTTCTCTGAGTGACATGAAGG GTGCAGCTGATGAGACCATGTTGCCTTGTGAATTTTGTGAGGAGCTCTACCCAGAGGATCTGCTGATTGACCATCAG aCAAGCTGTAACCCTTCGCGTGCCTTACCTTCGCTCAATACTGGAAGCTCTTCTTCCAGGGGGGTGGAAGATCCTGATGTCATCTTCCAGAACTTTCTGCAGCAGGCTACAAGTAACCAGTTAGACTCTTTGATGGGTCTGAGCGATTCACCCCCTGTGGAAGATAGTGTCATCATCCCATGTGAATTCTGTGGGGTGCAGTTGGAAGAAGAGGTGCTGTTCCATCACCAG GACCAATGTGACCAACGCCCagccatggcaaacaaccatgtGATTGAGGGGATTCCTAAACAGCCATCCCAGCTTCAAGAGACCTCACCAGAGCTGCCCAGGAGGCGTGTCAGACACCAGG GAGAATTGTCTTCTGGCTATATGGATGATATCAAGCAGGAAATAGCTAAAGGACCCATCTACCCTCTGCCCCCCAGCAGACCCATTAATAATATTACAACTACCTGTAACCGACTATCAAAATCAACATCAGGCCCTACAACTGGGTGCCAGCCCAACCCTCCTCGAGTGCTGAAACTCAACAACTCAGACAGCCAGGACATCCGAGGGCGAAATAGAAGCAGCCAGAATGGGGCCATGGACACTGATGCATGCTCAGTTCGAAATCTCCACCCAGAATACCTTGTGTCCTCTTTCCCCGTTGGGCCTTCTGGGAGATATGGAGCGAG TGGTAGGAGTGAAGGTGGCAGAAGTTCCCGGGTCACCCCTGCAGCTACCAACTACCGTAACAGAACTGCAAAG GCAAAGCCCCCGAAGCAGCAGGGAGCTGGGGAtgcagaggaggaagaggaggaggagtag